A genomic segment from Nitrosopumilus sp. K4 encodes:
- a CDS encoding DEAD/DEAH box helicase: MATSMDNFGTLEYVLDKYSKIWSWKVTGERAVSMVSRLVPEAWYGENINEVIIPDSPESVKQIKLIMDRYPLEILSKSAWQRKIVKTFAPKPTLPPIKHKLNKAKAGDQFRGKLLNFQKEGLDFLLKSSGNALLADEMGLGKTVQTLSYVATEKQTFPVLVVAPLVTLNNWEREISKFVKKKSRNGRIMEDDSPSTTIIRTGKSAELPLTDFYIINYELLYKRMNDLSKLNIKTIVCDEVHNLRSKTTQKYKAVKKLAASSSVSYRIGLSGTPIYNRGSEIWPIVDILKPGLLGSFKEFCEYFCYVNEKGKAIVLENKRASLRNELQKHVMLRRKKSDVLKELKDKVRYKEVIDADTDYYFEELGKIWTKLEEEQKDAETAFDKSASYQRAIQSERQIAGLAKLPHVINFVKNIMEIEESVVVFCHHKVIHKLLNESLAEFSPVTIIGGQNDKTRQEQIDKFQKGESKLMIAGLRAGNVGINLTRAKYVIFAELDWSPAIHRQAEDRLHRIGQKNTVFAYYLIGNGTLDDHVANVLVDKSYEIDTIMDETADTYENKDKAELILAQIHDKIQSK, from the coding sequence ATGGCAACATCTATGGATAATTTTGGAACTTTGGAATATGTTCTAGACAAATACTCCAAAATCTGGAGTTGGAAGGTAACAGGTGAGCGTGCAGTAAGTATGGTGTCTAGGCTTGTTCCTGAAGCATGGTATGGCGAAAACATCAACGAAGTAATAATTCCAGATAGTCCTGAAAGTGTAAAACAAATTAAATTGATCATGGATAGGTATCCTCTTGAAATTTTATCAAAATCTGCTTGGCAAAGAAAAATTGTAAAAACATTTGCCCCAAAGCCCACACTTCCTCCAATTAAACATAAACTCAATAAAGCAAAAGCTGGAGACCAGTTTAGAGGAAAATTACTCAACTTCCAGAAAGAAGGATTGGATTTTCTTTTAAAATCCTCAGGCAATGCATTGCTTGCCGATGAAATGGGTCTGGGAAAAACGGTTCAAACCCTTTCTTATGTTGCAACCGAAAAACAAACTTTTCCTGTTTTGGTGGTGGCCCCACTTGTGACTCTCAACAATTGGGAACGTGAAATTTCAAAATTTGTTAAAAAGAAAAGCAGAAACGGAAGAATAATGGAAGATGACTCTCCTTCCACAACTATTATCCGAACAGGAAAATCTGCAGAGCTACCTCTAACTGATTTTTACATAATAAATTACGAATTGCTTTACAAAAGAATGAATGATTTATCAAAATTAAACATCAAGACAATCGTTTGTGATGAGGTACATAATTTAAGATCAAAAACAACTCAGAAATACAAAGCTGTAAAGAAACTTGCAGCATCATCTTCTGTGTCTTACAGAATTGGGCTTTCTGGTACTCCTATCTATAATCGCGGTTCAGAGATTTGGCCAATTGTTGATATTCTAAAACCTGGATTACTTGGAAGCTTTAAAGAATTCTGTGAATATTTTTGTTATGTAAATGAAAAAGGAAAAGCAATAGTTTTGGAAAATAAGAGGGCATCTTTGCGAAATGAACTTCAAAAGCATGTTATGTTAAGAAGAAAAAAATCAGATGTATTAAAAGAACTAAAAGACAAAGTACGTTATAAAGAAGTAATTGATGCTGATACTGACTACTATTTTGAAGAATTAGGAAAAATTTGGACAAAATTAGAGGAAGAACAGAAAGACGCCGAAACAGCATTTGACAAGTCAGCCTCATACCAACGTGCAATTCAAAGCGAAAGACAGATTGCAGGCTTGGCAAAACTTCCCCATGTTATTAATTTTGTAAAAAATATCATGGAAATTGAGGAAAGTGTGGTGGTGTTTTGTCATCATAAGGTTATTCACAAATTGCTCAATGAAAGCCTTGCAGAATTTTCACCTGTTACAATTATTGGAGGCCAAAACGATAAAACTCGACAAGAACAGATAGACAAATTCCAAAAAGGTGAATCAAAACTAATGATTGCAGGTCTGAGGGCCGGAAATGTTGGGATTAACCTAACACGCGCAAAATACGTTATCTTCGCTGAATTAGATTGGAGTCCAGCAATTCACCGACAGGCTGAAGATAGACTGCATAGAATAGGTCAAAAAAATACTGTTTTTGCTTATTATTTGATAGGAAACGGAACACTAGATGATCATGTTGCAAACGTGCTTGTTGACAAGAGCTATGAGATTGACACAATCATGGATGAGACTGCAGACACATATGAGAACAAAGACAAGGCTGAGCTTATACTAGCTCAAATACATGACAAGATTCAATCCAAGTAA
- a CDS encoding superoxide dismutase, whose amino-acid sequence MVRYILPKLPYGYDELEPYIDKETMQIHHQKHHQAYVDGLNKSLEQIGGEAHPQYISSILSDLGSIPESAKNAVNFFGGGYENHKLFWETMSPNSDPAPGGKLEDAIDVYFNGFDSFKEQFTKQSLSIQGSGWCWLVFNPTYNRTEIITTANQDSPWTLRKIPLLGLDVWEHAYYLKHQNRRNDYVESWWNVINWDFVSNRFSELAQ is encoded by the coding sequence ATGGTTCGTTACATCTTGCCTAAACTCCCTTATGGGTATGATGAACTTGAACCATACATTGACAAAGAAACAATGCAGATTCATCATCAAAAACATCATCAAGCATATGTTGATGGACTAAACAAATCACTTGAGCAAATTGGTGGTGAAGCACATCCACAATACATCTCATCAATTTTGTCAGATCTTGGCAGCATACCTGAATCTGCAAAAAATGCTGTCAATTTTTTTGGTGGCGGATATGAAAACCACAAGCTGTTTTGGGAAACAATGTCTCCGAACAGTGATCCTGCCCCTGGAGGAAAATTAGAAGATGCAATTGATGTTTACTTTAATGGATTTGATTCTTTCAAAGAACAGTTCACAAAACAATCCCTTTCTATTCAAGGGAGTGGTTGGTGTTGGTTGGTCTTTAACCCTACATACAACAGAACCGAAATTATAACCACTGCAAACCAAGACAGTCCGTGGACCTTGAGAAAGATACCTTTGCTTGGGTTAGATGTATGGGAACATGCATATTATTTGAAACATCAAAACAGAAGAAATGATTATGTTGAATCTTGGTGGAACGTTATAAATTGGGATTTTGTATCTAATCGTTTTTCAGAACTTGCCCAATAA
- a CDS encoding DUF5679 domain-containing protein, giving the protein MTIGYCVKCRDKRDIQGAKPYTMKNGKPALKGTCPTCSTAIFRIGRG; this is encoded by the coding sequence ATGACAATAGGATATTGTGTTAAGTGCCGCGATAAAAGAGACATCCAAGGCGCAAAACCATACACCATGAAAAATGGAAAACCTGCACTAAAGGGCACCTGTCCAACATGCAGTACAGCCATATTCAGAATCGGCAGAGGATAG
- a CDS encoding FAD-binding oxidoreductase, which translates to MKISKIRNGLKKIIKGEVIWEKDILNYYSVDASSYQILPKIVVIPKNESDVISLVKFAKKEKMSITVRGAGTGLVGSALNNGIIADMKNFDSIKIGKHIANVGSGVLKGALDKKLRSKNKFFPPNPSIGSFCSIGGMLGNNSSGSRSLKYGSIIDNVKEITFVNGNGEKITLPKNTKIGKKITSFSKMMDKKKIPNTTKNSSGYRLDAAVSIANSHKAILGSEGTLGIILSAKLKIQEIPKKRVLSIIEYTSLTESAKNCKTILNTSPSAIEFVDLPTLRQIPQRFNKKTKCILFVEYDSNINNKIKELETIKSGNITYQLSRESKIQKWWKYRDSALYFSLRTIKKEKRLPHVIEDATVPIEKLGELFETVVEINRKFSTKVIMYGHAGNANIHVRLIADRKKIKKIKRIADFYFNRVISMEGTITGEHGDGLARSEYVKKQYGVKNYAVFRQLKKFFDPKGILNPEKIITRKRLILKNLEVFEKN; encoded by the coding sequence ATGAAAATCTCAAAAATTAGAAATGGTTTAAAGAAAATAATCAAAGGCGAGGTTATTTGGGAAAAAGATATTTTGAATTATTATTCAGTGGATGCAAGCTCATACCAAATCTTGCCAAAAATTGTTGTCATTCCAAAAAATGAATCAGATGTGATTTCGCTTGTAAAATTTGCCAAAAAAGAAAAAATGTCGATTACAGTGAGAGGTGCAGGAACAGGACTTGTCGGAAGTGCGTTAAATAACGGAATAATAGCAGATATGAAAAATTTTGATTCAATAAAAATTGGAAAACATATCGCAAATGTGGGTTCAGGGGTGCTCAAAGGAGCACTAGATAAGAAATTGAGAAGCAAAAACAAGTTTTTTCCTCCAAATCCATCAATCGGATCATTTTGTTCAATTGGAGGAATGCTTGGAAACAATTCCAGCGGTAGTAGGAGTTTGAAATATGGCAGCATCATAGATAACGTAAAAGAAATTACTTTTGTTAATGGCAATGGCGAAAAAATCACATTACCAAAAAACACCAAGATTGGAAAAAAAATCACATCATTTTCAAAAATGATGGATAAAAAAAAGATTCCAAACACTACAAAAAATTCATCAGGATATAGACTAGATGCAGCAGTATCAATTGCCAATTCTCACAAAGCCATTCTTGGATCAGAGGGAACATTAGGGATAATCCTTTCAGCAAAATTAAAAATTCAAGAAATTCCAAAAAAACGAGTTCTGTCAATAATTGAATACACATCATTGACAGAGTCTGCAAAAAACTGTAAAACGATTCTAAATACATCACCGTCTGCAATAGAATTTGTAGATTTACCTACACTGAGACAAATTCCGCAAAGATTCAACAAAAAAACAAAATGTATTCTTTTTGTAGAGTATGATTCAAACATTAACAACAAAATAAAAGAACTAGAAACAATAAAGTCAGGAAACATCACTTATCAATTATCAAGAGAATCAAAAATTCAAAAATGGTGGAAGTACAGAGATTCTGCATTATATTTTAGCCTTAGAACAATCAAAAAAGAAAAAAGATTACCACATGTAATAGAAGATGCAACAGTCCCAATTGAAAAACTAGGAGAGTTATTTGAAACAGTAGTAGAGATAAACCGTAAATTTTCAACCAAAGTTATTATGTACGGACATGCAGGAAATGCAAACATACACGTCAGATTAATTGCAGATAGGAAAAAAATTAAAAAAATTAAGAGAATTGCCGATTTTTATTTTAACAGAGTTATTTCAATGGAGGGAACAATCACAGGAGAACATGGAGATGGGCTTGCAAGGTCAGAATATGTGAAAAAACAATACGGAGTAAAAAACTATGCCGTTTTTAGACAATTGAAAAAATTCTTTGATCCAAAAGGAATATTGAATCCAGAAAAAATCATTACCAGAAAAAGATTGATTTTAAAAAATTTAGAAGTTTTTGAAAAGAATTGA
- a CDS encoding HD domain-containing protein, with the protein MQEFATPLSMRNEILSLIVESGLEGDCFTEMLDYTIELFETQGLGTDYYGYHNINHELEVTYIALLSANLNNDGLNKFSKEDLKYLYAAALFHDFDPQKSVDKPHEESVLKFLSMDRKLRKLLDDAKLDLEIIKVLILRTTYPWSGKLKANAESQIKECFRNSELTRNDEELQEHIMKLGWYLSVVDRISGYALGDFSKAMEMAKMNAHALAWRPSLIVRSSVAYFEELLNKETEMCKTILKSLPKQMRKNFFDTVLSFMHIRQQEISIQANYAYENLKLVPTIEKMTTREDPDFIKSVYSIFLELPKPLQFNKDKFEESVKNPNVILNTLRVNDKNGEIVGFAKGGPLESYQLRPEIRDENYGLNNTVFLEPLALKMGYWGLKGGSEMRHLFIMQAHSKKYQHLTSFALRDVIRARIDKEDAEFVTLFDPERWDYYRIKI; encoded by the coding sequence TTGCAGGAATTTGCTACTCCACTATCAATGAGAAATGAAATTTTGAGCCTCATTGTAGAAAGTGGATTAGAAGGCGATTGTTTTACTGAAATGCTAGATTACACTATAGAATTATTTGAGACTCAAGGATTGGGGACAGACTACTACGGATATCACAACATCAATCATGAGTTAGAAGTAACATACATTGCATTACTTTCTGCTAATCTCAACAATGATGGTTTAAACAAATTCTCAAAAGAAGATCTAAAGTACCTGTATGCAGCAGCATTGTTTCATGATTTTGATCCTCAAAAAAGTGTGGATAAACCACACGAAGAAAGTGTTTTGAAATTTCTCTCAATGGATCGAAAATTACGAAAATTGCTAGATGATGCAAAGTTAGATTTAGAAATAATTAAAGTTCTGATTTTAAGAACAACGTATCCATGGAGTGGCAAATTAAAAGCAAATGCTGAAAGCCAGATAAAAGAATGTTTTAGGAATTCAGAACTTACAAGAAATGACGAAGAGCTTCAAGAACATATCATGAAACTTGGATGGTATCTTTCAGTAGTAGATAGAATTAGCGGATATGCACTAGGGGACTTTTCAAAAGCGATGGAGATGGCAAAGATGAATGCTCATGCATTAGCATGGAGACCATCATTAATCGTACGTAGTTCTGTTGCATATTTTGAAGAATTGCTAAATAAAGAAACTGAAATGTGTAAAACAATTTTAAAATCACTTCCAAAACAAATGAGAAAAAACTTCTTTGACACAGTTTTGTCTTTTATGCATATTAGACAACAAGAGATATCAATTCAAGCAAATTATGCATATGAAAATCTAAAACTAGTACCTACGATAGAAAAAATGACGACAAGAGAGGACCCAGATTTTATCAAATCAGTATATTCAATATTTTTGGAATTGCCCAAGCCATTACAATTCAACAAAGACAAATTTGAAGAATCAGTTAAAAACCCAAACGTGATTTTGAACACATTAAGAGTTAATGACAAAAATGGAGAAATCGTAGGATTTGCAAAAGGAGGACCGCTAGAAAGCTATCAGTTAAGACCTGAGATCAGAGATGAAAATTACGGTCTGAACAATACGGTGTTTCTAGAACCACTAGCTCTGAAAATGGGTTATTGGGGATTAAAAGGAGGTAGCGAAATGAGACATCTGTTCATCATGCAAGCACATTCAAAGAAATATCAACACCTAACCAGTTTTGCCCTAAGAGATGTAATTAGGGCAAGGATAGACAAAGAAGATGCAGAGTTTGTAACACTTTTTGATCCAGAACGTTGGGACTATTATAGAATCAAAATTTAA
- a CDS encoding DnaJ domain-containing protein, with protein sequence MKKISSAIIVVLLVSSTSIVFAQNNESKELQMELIVSDEEKIILFIGFTIAVIALFLYLARDIILRRKTSYDSEDMESKKDKTYEKYHSDWSDDYEDLGKRKNTKEDKEFREALENSELPDYYEVLEISQDATQEEIKKQYRALAKKLHPDKTKEKQTEEIMIKINEAYEVLSNQELREKYDKYFKSR encoded by the coding sequence ATGAAGAAGATAAGTAGTGCAATAATAGTTGTTTTACTAGTAAGTTCAACCAGTATTGTTTTTGCCCAGAATAACGAATCAAAAGAATTGCAGATGGAATTAATTGTATCAGATGAAGAAAAAATTATTTTATTTATAGGATTTACAATTGCAGTAATTGCATTATTCCTATATCTTGCAAGAGACATTATTTTGAGAAGAAAAACATCTTATGATTCTGAAGATATGGAATCAAAAAAAGACAAAACATATGAAAAATACCATTCAGATTGGTCTGATGACTATGAAGATCTTGGAAAAAGGAAAAACACCAAAGAAGACAAGGAATTCAGAGAAGCCTTGGAAAATTCAGAGCTTCCAGACTACTACGAGGTTTTAGAGATATCGCAAGATGCAACACAGGAAGAAATAAAAAAACAATATAGAGCATTAGCCAAAAAACTACATCCAGACAAAACAAAAGAAAAACAAACTGAAGAAATCATGATAAAAATCAATGAGGCATACGAAGTTCTTTCAAACCAAGAGTTAAGAGAAAAGTACGACAAATATTTTAAATCACGTTAG
- a CDS encoding Lrp/AsnC family transcriptional regulator, producing the protein MKLDETDEKILKNLMVDARLSARQLALKLGMSTVTVLSRIKKLEKEKIIKGYTATIDHEKLGYILTAIIEIIAKKDKLVDIEEKLASFENVCGVYDITGTADTLIIAKFKARDELSEFVKKLSSIPNVENTITHLVLNTAKEDFRLS; encoded by the coding sequence ATGAAATTGGATGAAACAGATGAAAAAATTCTTAAAAATTTGATGGTAGATGCAAGACTCTCAGCAAGACAACTAGCATTAAAACTTGGGATGTCAACTGTGACAGTTTTATCACGAATAAAGAAGTTAGAAAAAGAGAAAATAATCAAAGGATATACAGCCACAATTGATCATGAGAAGTTAGGGTATATCCTTACTGCAATTATAGAAATAATTGCAAAAAAAGACAAATTAGTAGACATCGAAGAAAAATTAGCCAGTTTTGAAAACGTGTGCGGAGTGTACGACATTACAGGTACTGCAGATACATTGATTATTGCAAAATTCAAAGCAAGGGATGAATTAAGTGAATTTGTAAAGAAACTATCATCAATTCCAAATGTTGAAAACACAATAACACATCTTGTTCTAAATACAGCAAAAGAAGATTTTAGATTATCATAA
- a CDS encoding tetratricopeptide repeat protein gives MDEITALISKGKSLLEEGNFEDALGYFDQALLLNQNDPELWNLKGVTLRSIGRYEEALECFNKSLEIDPRDKFAS, from the coding sequence GTGGATGAAATTACTGCATTAATTTCAAAAGGTAAATCTCTTTTAGAAGAAGGGAATTTTGAGGATGCTTTGGGCTATTTTGACCAGGCATTATTGTTGAATCAGAATGATCCTGAATTGTGGAATCTTAAAGGCGTCACGCTTAGGAGCATTGGCCGTTACGAAGAGGCACTAGAGTGCTTTAACAAATCTCTGGAAATTGATCCTAGAGACAAATTTGCATCTTGA
- a CDS encoding tetratricopeptide repeat protein, with protein sequence MSSIDAMLAQAFELCEDGNYLEALELYDLALKQEPKNIRVIIDKAVTLQNIGRLKQAVRLYDKALKIDPGNLDALINKGSSLHTLGNFEDAVLCYDEVLKTDKKHAMALAYKGLSLGEMGDLSSALKHFKKALSIDADYDLAKVSKEMAQDLLNSLKEKSKTQ encoded by the coding sequence GTGTCATCTATAGATGCAATGTTGGCTCAGGCCTTCGAACTATGTGAAGATGGGAATTATCTGGAAGCTTTGGAACTGTATGATTTGGCGCTCAAACAAGAACCAAAAAACATTCGTGTAATAATTGACAAAGCAGTCACACTTCAAAATATTGGGAGATTAAAACAAGCAGTTAGATTGTATGATAAAGCATTGAAAATTGATCCTGGGAATCTGGATGCTTTGATTAACAAAGGTTCTTCTTTACACACTCTTGGAAATTTTGAAGATGCAGTCCTTTGTTATGATGAAGTACTAAAAACTGATAAAAAACATGCTATGGCTTTGGCATACAAAGGATTGTCACTGGGGGAAATGGGCGATCTTTCATCTGCTCTAAAGCACTTCAAAAAAGCATTGTCTATTGATGCTGATTATGATCTAGCAAAAGTTAGCAAAGAGATGGCTCAGGATTTGTTGAACTCTCTAAAAGAAAAATCTAAAACACAGTGA
- a CDS encoding CofH family radical SAM protein, which yields MLEQLVGDSQALDRAIVGEELSYKDGLELMNYDNLHMLGSVADIARKNLIGDTVTFAASYYMNYTNVCAASCQMCAFYRKDGADDAYTLSPEQIEQRVSIAKDMGATEVHIVGGFHPKLPLEYYEDMMRVIKKNHPELKIKALTAAEIFYLSKLTKNSVKEILSRLKTAGLDTMPGGGAELFHPDIRGKIVRGKCTGQQWLDTIEEAHNLGIKSNVTMLYGHIEKPEHVVDHLIKIRELQKKTGGFITLIPLKFSLDNTELEQEHLVNNECSSVYDLRIIALSRLMLANVLNNISVYWVAYGKKLAQVALSNGGNDLVGTAFSEEIYRAAGKPTASSIEELATMVKEIDRKPAQRDTYFNIIRNF from the coding sequence GTGTTAGAACAATTAGTAGGTGACTCTCAGGCCCTTGATCGTGCCATTGTTGGTGAAGAATTGTCCTACAAAGACGGTTTGGAACTGATGAATTATGATAATCTTCACATGTTGGGCTCTGTTGCCGATATTGCTAGGAAAAATCTTATTGGTGACACTGTAACATTTGCTGCATCCTATTACATGAATTACACAAATGTTTGTGCTGCAAGTTGCCAAATGTGTGCATTTTATAGAAAAGATGGTGCTGATGATGCATACACGCTTTCTCCTGAACAAATTGAACAACGTGTATCTATTGCAAAAGATATGGGGGCAACCGAAGTGCACATTGTTGGGGGCTTTCATCCCAAACTTCCTTTGGAGTATTATGAAGACATGATGAGAGTCATAAAGAAAAATCATCCTGAATTAAAAATAAAAGCATTAACAGCTGCTGAGATCTTTTATCTTTCAAAACTAACGAAGAACTCTGTTAAAGAAATTCTATCTCGTCTAAAAACTGCTGGACTTGATACTATGCCTGGCGGAGGGGCCGAACTCTTTCATCCTGACATCCGTGGAAAAATTGTTAGGGGAAAATGTACTGGCCAACAATGGCTTGATACCATTGAAGAAGCCCATAATCTTGGAATCAAAAGTAATGTGACGATGCTTTATGGGCACATTGAAAAACCTGAACATGTAGTTGATCATCTGATCAAAATACGGGAATTACAAAAAAAGACAGGCGGGTTTATCACATTAATTCCTCTAAAATTTAGTCTTGATAATACTGAACTAGAGCAAGAACATTTAGTTAATAACGAGTGTTCGTCTGTTTATGATCTGCGAATTATTGCATTGTCTAGATTGATGCTTGCAAATGTTCTAAATAACATTTCTGTTTATTGGGTTGCATATGGAAAAAAACTTGCACAAGTTGCATTGTCTAATGGAGGTAATGATTTGGTAGGAACTGCATTTTCTGAAGAAATATACCGTGCTGCAGGAAAACCAACTGCCTCATCAATTGAAGAGTTAGCTACAATGGTGAAAGAAATTGACAGAAAACCTGCACAACGTGATACTTATTTCAACATAATTAGAAACTTCTAA
- a CDS encoding MTH1187 family thiamine-binding protein, with amino-acid sequence MINAEISIYPVGTNSTSASFYIAKAIESIQNIEGIRYEINPMGTVLESDNIDTIYEASKKMMEVVHNLGVNRVEVVLKVDSRKDKHVKMEEKLESIKKQMKLQD; translated from the coding sequence ATGATCAATGCAGAAATCAGCATTTATCCAGTAGGAACCAATTCAACTAGCGCAAGTTTTTACATTGCAAAAGCGATTGAATCAATTCAAAATATTGAAGGTATAAGATACGAGATCAATCCAATGGGGACGGTTTTAGAATCAGATAACATTGACACAATTTACGAAGCATCAAAAAAGATGATGGAAGTAGTTCACAATTTAGGGGTTAATAGAGTAGAAGTAGTTTTGAAAGTAGATTCAAGAAAGGACAAACATGTAAAAATGGAAGAAAAACTCGAATCAATTAAAAAACAGATGAAATTACAGGATTAG